TCGGGCTGCAGCAGCCAGAACAGCAGGACCAGGGAGAGCACGGGGGCCGCGCCCAGCATGAGCGCGGCACGGACGCGGTGCGGCTCCTGCGAGAGCAGCGACCGGTACCGCACCCGGTACGGCGTGGCCGGGTCGGGCTGGGTGAGGGGGCCGGCGAGCCGGCTGTAGTGCTCGTAGTCGTATCTCGGCAGGGTCCTCCTGATCCGGCGTAACTGGCCCGTCCGGTGGTCGGTCATCCTCAGCTGCGTGGTCTGTGACGAGTCGTCGTGAACGTGGCTCTGTCCGGCGCCGGTCGGCGTCGACGTCATGAGTCATTCCCCCCACACGCGGGTCACCGCGTGTCGCGTCGGTTCCTTTCCGCCCGGCCGGCTTCCCCTCACGCCCGCGCGTGCGGAATCAGTGCTGGTCCGCGGTCCCTGCCGTCCCCACCTCGGAGACAGGCGACGGCGGCCTTCCGGTGGCGCGACGCCCCCCTCGGCGTCGATTCGGGAGCGGGGCCCCCTCCCCGCCGTCTCGCTACCGGTTCCCCCCAACTGCCGTCAAAGGGCGGCAGCTTGGACATCCAGGGTTCTACGGTGCTCTGCATGATCGCAAGACGCGAAACGCGGTGTTTACCGCTCAAACCTGTTCATTGTGGCGCGCATGGGGCTCGGGAGGCTGGGACGCGCCGGTGGTCCCGGACGCCCGGGGCGTGCCGGTGGTGGAGAGGCGGACACGGATGTTGCCGAAGTGGTCCCTTATGGCCTTCTCCGCCCGCAGCGAGTCGCCGGACCGGACCGCGTCCAGGATCTCCCGGTGCTGCCGGCAGGTGACCCTGGGGTCCTGCGGGACGTCCACCAGGTCCCGCTGCACCCGGTGGAAGGCGTCCCAGAACGCCTCCAGCACCTCGCTGAGCAGCGCGTTGTCCAGCCCCCGGTAGAGAGTGGCGTGGAAGGCCCGGTCGGTCTCGGCGAGGCCCGCCCCTTCGGCGGCCTCCCGTTCCATCCGGTCCACGAGGGCGTCCAGTTCGACGAGGTCCGCCGCGGGCAGCCGCCCGGCCAGCCGCGAGACCAGCCCGGTCTCCACGGCCTCGCGCAGCTCCAGCAGCTGCAGCAGCGAGTCCTCGCCCCGGTAGTGCCCCGCGACCGTGCGGAAGGCCAGGCCTTCGATCATCGGTGCGAACGACATGGATCCCACGTACGTACCGAATCCGTGCCGGATCTCCACGATCCCCATCGCCTGGAGCGCCTTCAGGGCCTCCCGCACGGAGTTCCGGCTCGCGCCGAGGTACTCCATCAGCTCGGGCTCGGTCGGCAGCGGGGCGCCCGAGGGCAGCCGCCGGTCGACGATCAGCTTCTTGATCCGTTCCTGCAGGTCCCGGGCTGCCATGGCGAGAGCGTATCCGGCCCGGTTCGGCTTCTCGATATCCGTTCACCGCGGCTCGGGGGCGCGGGT
This genomic interval from Streptomyces sp. NBC_00557 contains the following:
- a CDS encoding FadR/GntR family transcriptional regulator, with protein sequence MAARDLQERIKKLIVDRRLPSGAPLPTEPELMEYLGASRNSVREALKALQAMGIVEIRHGFGTYVGSMSFAPMIEGLAFRTVAGHYRGEDSLLQLLELREAVETGLVSRLAGRLPAADLVELDALVDRMEREAAEGAGLAETDRAFHATLYRGLDNALLSEVLEAFWDAFHRVQRDLVDVPQDPRVTCRQHREILDAVRSGDSLRAEKAIRDHFGNIRVRLSTTGTPRASGTTGASQPPEPHARHNEQV